From Dietzia sp. ANT_WB102, a single genomic window includes:
- a CDS encoding sodium:proton antiporter: protein MVNTDLMYAVIGAALLVGSLLPRLLRDRVLSAPIVVVGVGMLIGWLMPTESQLVDVIEHAELAERMAEITVIVALFGVGLALDRPLSFRGWSTTWRLLAIGMPLSIAGVAFLGWWALGVTPAVAVLLGAVLAPTDPVLASDVQVEGPGTAEGVTDEADEARFALTSEAGLNDALAFPFVYLAIYLATKGVPTEWVWSWLAWDLIGKTVIGAVAGWLIGRLVGAALYRVRIGDHRLIGYADPAAAVATLTLAYGVGELVGGWGFLSVFCAALGVRAAERHDEKHARAHEFIEYTEHLLTLLVLLVIGASFISDAVSRLEWSHVLVAAGVLFVIRPLSAWIALLGDGRLQPVERVFVSAFGVRGVGSLFYLCYAMGYFSKDDGWSLWPAVSLVIVSSIVLHGAASSPAVKALDRLRGRST from the coding sequence GTGGTGAACACCGACCTCATGTACGCGGTCATCGGAGCGGCGCTGCTCGTCGGGTCGCTCCTGCCGCGACTGCTGCGCGACCGGGTCCTGTCCGCGCCGATCGTCGTCGTGGGCGTGGGCATGCTCATCGGATGGCTCATGCCCACCGAGTCACAGCTCGTCGACGTCATCGAGCACGCGGAGCTCGCCGAGCGGATGGCCGAGATCACCGTGATCGTCGCGCTGTTCGGCGTTGGACTCGCACTCGACCGTCCCCTGTCCTTCCGGGGTTGGAGCACCACCTGGCGCCTGCTCGCAATCGGGATGCCGCTGTCCATCGCAGGTGTCGCGTTCCTCGGGTGGTGGGCCCTGGGCGTCACCCCGGCGGTCGCGGTGCTGCTCGGCGCGGTGCTCGCCCCGACCGACCCGGTCCTCGCCTCCGATGTGCAGGTCGAGGGGCCGGGCACGGCGGAGGGGGTGACCGACGAGGCAGACGAGGCGCGGTTCGCCCTCACCTCCGAGGCGGGTCTCAACGACGCTCTCGCGTTCCCGTTCGTGTACCTGGCGATCTACTTGGCGACCAAGGGCGTGCCGACGGAGTGGGTGTGGTCCTGGCTGGCATGGGACCTCATCGGCAAGACCGTCATCGGGGCCGTGGCCGGCTGGCTGATCGGTCGGCTCGTGGGCGCGGCCCTCTACCGCGTCCGCATCGGCGACCACCGCCTGATCGGGTATGCCGACCCCGCCGCCGCGGTGGCCACCCTGACGCTGGCGTACGGCGTCGGCGAGCTGGTGGGCGGATGGGGGTTCCTCTCCGTGTTCTGCGCGGCCCTCGGCGTCCGGGCGGCCGAGCGTCACGACGAGAAGCACGCCCGGGCCCACGAGTTCATCGAATACACCGAGCATCTGCTCACCCTGCTCGTCCTGCTGGTGATCGGGGCATCGTTCATCTCGGACGCCGTCTCCCGGCTGGAATGGTCGCACGTCCTGGTAGCGGCCGGGGTGCTGTTTGTCATCAGGCCGCTGTCCGCGTGGATCGCACTGCTCGGCGACGGCCGGCTCCAGCCCGTGGAACGTGTGTTCGTCTCGGCGTTCGGGGTCAGGGGCGTCGGCTCGCTGTTCTACCTCTGCTACGCGATGGGGTACTTCTCGAAGGATGACGGTTGGTCACTCTGGCCAGCGGTGTCGCTGGTGATCGTCTCTTCCATCGTCCTGCACGGGGCGGCGTCGTCGCCAGCCGTGAAGGCGCTCGACCGTCTCCGCGGGCGGTCCACCTGA
- a CDS encoding YdcF family protein, producing the protein MTHTPLHRTVLSATAVLIAGALTLTAWGAFLLQPRADEPVRADAVVMLAGADDGRHLYARDLVEAGYAETLLVSNPGGNSETVARRLCTGVSRPADAEVVCFSPDPRTTWGEAQTIAAIARTRGWERILVVTNRPHTLRAGTWMRNATGLDVRMTPIERVDRTMLPVHLVWEIAGWVKGRINGYW; encoded by the coding sequence GTGACTCACACGCCCCTGCACCGCACCGTCCTGTCCGCCACCGCGGTGCTGATCGCGGGCGCGCTCACGCTCACGGCCTGGGGTGCGTTCCTGCTGCAACCTCGCGCGGATGAGCCGGTGCGTGCAGACGCCGTGGTGATGCTCGCCGGCGCCGATGATGGCCGGCACCTCTACGCCCGCGACCTGGTGGAGGCGGGGTATGCCGAGACGTTGCTGGTGAGCAACCCCGGGGGCAATTCCGAGACGGTGGCACGGCGACTGTGCACCGGTGTCTCCCGCCCGGCCGATGCGGAGGTCGTCTGCTTCTCGCCCGACCCGCGCACCACGTGGGGCGAGGCTCAGACGATCGCGGCGATCGCGAGGACGCGCGGCTGGGAACGAATCCTGGTGGTGACCAATCGACCCCACACGCTGAGGGCGGGCACGTGGATGCGGAACGCCACGGGGCTGGATGTGCGGATGACGCCCATCGAGCGCGTCGACCGCACGATGTTGCCGGTTCACCTGGTCTGGGAGATCGCCGGCTGGGTCAAGGGCCGCATCAACGGCTATTGGTGA
- a CDS encoding sulfite exporter TauE/SafE family protein yields the protein MPEALWTYESLGLLVVSAVIGVVIGLTGMGGGALMTPALILVGIPPTAAVANDLVVNAVNKVVGAGVHWRHGKPNLAIAFWLILGSVPTAYFGAWLVHAIGADDVQGLLKKAIGATLIVASTAYFLRAFFEMSGRISTGNDPNPPVKPVLTLLVGVIGGLMVGITSVGSGTVIMMCIMLLYPTLAALRLVGTDLVQAVPLVIAAAVGHVMVTGVDWNLLVPLLIGGAIGTYFGSKFASRVPGGLIRRGITIVLAVTASAMLGASPLFIGLIALVLVTVGPLVWRRLVRRYSVHTEEPAGAVVV from the coding sequence GTGCCCGAGGCCCTCTGGACCTACGAGTCGCTCGGCCTCCTGGTCGTCAGCGCCGTCATCGGCGTGGTGATCGGTCTGACGGGGATGGGCGGCGGCGCACTGATGACGCCGGCGCTCATCCTCGTGGGCATCCCGCCGACGGCGGCGGTCGCCAACGACCTGGTGGTCAACGCGGTCAACAAGGTCGTCGGCGCCGGCGTGCACTGGCGGCACGGCAAACCCAACCTCGCAATCGCGTTCTGGCTGATCCTGGGCTCCGTGCCGACGGCATACTTCGGGGCGTGGCTGGTCCACGCGATCGGCGCGGACGACGTGCAGGGGCTGCTCAAGAAAGCCATCGGCGCGACGCTGATCGTGGCGTCCACCGCCTACTTCCTGCGGGCGTTCTTCGAGATGTCCGGCAGGATCAGCACCGGAAATGATCCGAACCCCCCGGTCAAGCCGGTCCTGACACTGCTGGTCGGCGTGATCGGCGGACTCATGGTCGGCATCACCTCGGTGGGATCTGGCACCGTCATCATGATGTGCATCATGCTGCTGTACCCGACCTTGGCAGCGTTACGTCTCGTCGGCACCGACCTGGTGCAGGCGGTCCCGCTGGTCATCGCGGCAGCGGTCGGGCACGTGATGGTCACCGGCGTCGACTGGAACCTGTTGGTCCCGCTGCTGATCGGTGGTGCGATCGGGACGTACTTTGGTTCGAAGTTCGCGAGTCGCGTCCCGGGGGGGCTGATCCGGCGGGGGATCACGATCGTGCTGGCGGTGACCGCCTCGGCGATGCTGGGCGCGTCGCCACTGTTCATCGGGCTGATCGCGCTGGTGCTCGTGACCGTCGGCCCGCTGGTGTGGCGACGGCTGGTGCGCCGGTACTCGGTGCACACAGAGGAGCCGGCGGGGGCCGTAGTCGTCTGA
- a CDS encoding YihY/virulence factor BrkB family protein: MSSLSPDITDKPHPDADPDAGKPDSPTSLKRGTWKLGLKRAAVEFSKDNCTDLAASLTYFAVLSLFPALLAVVSLLGVFGQGQATVDAVMDILDGSVPEETLAALRGPIEGLINTPAAGFALVTGVVGALWTASGYVGGFGRAMNRIYEVEEGRPFWKLKPMMVLLTAVLLLLVALAGLMLVVSGPIAQWVGDLIGLGSTAVTVWGIAKWPVLVLVVVIILAVLYGFAPNVKQPKFRWISLGAVVALIVWGVATVGFFFYVSNFSSYNATYGSLAGVIVFLLWLWITNNAFLFGAEVDAEMERARQLQAGMHAEENIQLPPRDTTASDKAAEKRQQAIDDAADVRREAQVEQARDRT, translated from the coding sequence ATGAGTTCACTTAGCCCCGACATCACCGACAAACCGCACCCTGACGCAGACCCGGACGCCGGGAAGCCGGACTCGCCCACCTCCTTGAAAAGAGGCACCTGGAAGCTCGGACTCAAACGCGCGGCGGTGGAGTTCAGCAAGGACAACTGCACCGACCTCGCCGCCTCGCTGACCTACTTCGCGGTCCTCTCGCTCTTCCCGGCGCTGCTCGCCGTGGTCTCTCTGCTCGGCGTGTTCGGCCAAGGCCAAGCCACAGTCGATGCCGTGATGGACATCCTCGATGGGTCGGTCCCCGAGGAGACCCTCGCAGCGCTGCGCGGGCCGATCGAGGGGCTGATCAACACGCCGGCGGCCGGGTTCGCCCTGGTCACCGGTGTCGTCGGCGCACTCTGGACGGCCTCCGGATACGTGGGCGGTTTCGGTCGGGCCATGAACCGCATCTACGAGGTCGAGGAAGGGCGGCCCTTCTGGAAGCTCAAGCCCATGATGGTCCTGCTCACCGCCGTCCTGCTGCTCCTGGTGGCGCTGGCCGGGCTCATGCTGGTCGTCAGCGGGCCCATCGCCCAATGGGTCGGTGACCTCATCGGGCTCGGCTCGACCGCCGTCACCGTGTGGGGCATCGCGAAGTGGCCGGTGCTGGTCCTCGTCGTCGTCATCATCCTGGCGGTCCTGTACGGGTTCGCGCCCAACGTCAAGCAGCCGAAGTTCCGGTGGATCTCACTCGGGGCGGTGGTCGCTCTGATCGTCTGGGGCGTCGCCACCGTCGGCTTCTTCTTCTACGTCTCGAACTTCAGTAGCTACAACGCCACCTACGGCTCGTTGGCCGGCGTGATCGTCTTCCTGCTGTGGCTCTGGATCACGAACAACGCCTTCCTGTTCGGCGCCGAGGTCGACGCGGAGATGGAGCGTGCCCGCCAGCTCCAAGCCGGAATGCATGCGGAGGAGAACATCCAGCTCCCGCCCCGTGACACCACAGCCAGTGACAAGGCCGCGGAGAAGCGCCAGCAGGCGATCGATGATGCCGCCGATGTCCGCCGCGAGGCCCAGGTGGAGCAGGCCCGCGACCGGACCTGA
- a CDS encoding 3'(2'),5'-bisphosphate nucleotidase CysQ translates to MTAATRTPDQQLAVDLAMEAGRLLVDLRSSGPSGRELGDLGDRRANTVLLERLAADRPDDAVLSEESADDLARVDSDRVWIIDPVDGTREYGLGDRPDWAVHVALWERDGDPALSRLTAAAVGLPALGVVAGVDDDEIYAAPVGNGGVHGGGLLPPRSGSRPRIVLSASRPPRFADAVAEAVGGELVPLGSAGAKAAAVVRGEADAYIHAGGQYQWDSAAPAGVALARGFVAVRIDGSPLEYNVADTYLPDLLVCRSDLADAILGAIADHDGPAPHRAGPGR, encoded by the coding sequence ATGACCGCCGCCACGCGTACCCCGGATCAACAGCTCGCCGTCGACCTCGCAATGGAGGCGGGGCGCCTGCTGGTGGACCTGCGGTCCTCCGGTCCGTCCGGGCGAGAGCTCGGTGACCTCGGCGACCGGCGCGCCAACACCGTGCTGCTCGAGCGGCTCGCCGCCGATCGCCCCGATGACGCGGTCCTGTCCGAGGAGTCCGCCGACGACCTCGCGCGAGTGGACTCCGATCGAGTGTGGATCATCGACCCCGTGGACGGCACGCGCGAGTACGGACTCGGCGACCGACCGGACTGGGCCGTTCACGTGGCCCTATGGGAACGCGACGGAGACCCGGCGTTGTCACGGCTCACCGCCGCAGCAGTCGGTCTGCCGGCCCTCGGCGTGGTGGCGGGGGTTGACGACGACGAGATCTACGCCGCACCCGTAGGCAACGGCGGGGTTCACGGGGGCGGCCTTCTTCCTCCGCGATCGGGCTCCCGTCCGCGGATCGTCCTCTCGGCCTCCCGGCCGCCGCGATTCGCGGACGCGGTGGCGGAGGCGGTAGGTGGCGAGCTCGTGCCGCTGGGGTCGGCCGGCGCCAAAGCGGCAGCTGTCGTCCGCGGTGAGGCGGACGCCTATATTCACGCCGGCGGGCAGTATCAGTGGGACTCGGCGGCGCCGGCCGGGGTGGCGTTGGCCCGCGGGTTCGTCGCAGTGCGAATCGACGGCTCGCCGCTGGAGTACAACGTGGCGGACACTTACCTTCCGGACCTGCTCGTCTGCCGGTCCGACCTTGCCGACGCGATCCTGGGCGCGATCGCGGACCACGACGGCCCGGCCCCGCATAGAGCGGGACCGGGCCGTTAG
- the rfbD gene encoding dTDP-4-dehydrorhamnose reductase: MPRILVTGGRGQLGSALSGVADTPGRDELDLTRPDSIAAALDRHAPEVVINAAAYTDVDGAESDEATARAINSDGVESLAVACRDRGTRLIHISTDYVFSGEVPGGGDPATAPALEPYDPTAPATAYGRTKLAGERAALAVYPETTIIRTAWLYTGPARERRGIPGGDFVATMVRLEREREEITVVDDQWGSPTYAQALANLLLEMLAVENAGTHDTRGLTLHATGGGRATWCDLARAVFEAYGADPERVRPCTTEEFPRPAPRPAFSVLSDAAWRDAGLSPLPDWRADLTSAIAEDAWQARGGR; encoded by the coding sequence CTGCCCCGGATCCTCGTGACCGGCGGTCGCGGCCAGCTCGGCAGCGCACTGTCCGGCGTGGCCGACACCCCTGGCCGCGACGAACTCGACCTCACCCGGCCGGACTCCATCGCGGCGGCGCTGGACCGGCACGCCCCGGAGGTGGTGATCAACGCGGCCGCATACACCGATGTCGACGGCGCGGAATCCGACGAGGCCACCGCGCGAGCAATCAACTCGGATGGCGTGGAGTCGTTGGCGGTCGCGTGCCGGGACAGGGGGACGAGGCTCATCCACATCAGCACCGACTACGTCTTCTCGGGCGAGGTCCCCGGTGGTGGCGATCCCGCCACGGCACCTGCCCTGGAGCCGTACGACCCCACTGCGCCGGCGACTGCGTACGGCCGCACCAAACTCGCGGGGGAACGGGCCGCGCTGGCCGTGTACCCGGAGACGACGATCATCCGCACCGCCTGGCTGTATACCGGGCCCGCGCGCGAGCGGCGAGGGATCCCCGGGGGCGACTTCGTTGCGACGATGGTCCGGTTGGAGCGCGAACGCGAAGAGATCACCGTGGTCGACGACCAGTGGGGCTCGCCGACCTACGCCCAGGCGCTCGCAAATCTCCTACTCGAGATGCTGGCAGTCGAGAATGCCGGAACCCACGACACCCGGGGCCTCACCCTGCACGCCACGGGCGGTGGTCGCGCCACCTGGTGCGATCTCGCCCGCGCGGTGTTCGAGGCCTACGGTGCCGACCCCGAGCGGGTGCGACCGTGCACCACGGAGGAATTCCCCAGGCCCGCCCCGCGCCCAGCGTTCTCCGTGCTCTCTGACGCCGCGTGGCGCGATGCCGGTCTCTCGCCGCTGCCGGACTGGCGGGCCGACCTCACCTCCGCGATCGCCGAGGACGCGTGGCAGGCCCGGGGCGGTCGGTGA
- the rfbB gene encoding dTDP-glucose 4,6-dehydratase, whose translation MRLVVTGGAGFIGANFVHTVIREHPDAHVTVLDSMTYAANRASLDGLPADRVDLVEADCANPESTGRLVGELTGPRDAVVHFAAESHNDNSLATPWPFVHSNIIGTYAVLEACRRHDVRLHHVSTDEVYGDLQLDDPAKFTPATAYNPSSPYSATKAGADMLVRAWVRSFGVRATLSNCSNNYGPRQHVEKFIPRQITTILTGGRPRLYGSGANVRDWIHVDDHNAAVLAILDRGEPGRTYLIGADGERSNLDVMQLLCELMDHDGFDHVTDRPGHDLRYAIDATATRDELGWRPQHTDLREGLRQTIDWYRENRAWWEPVKERVEAQYARTERVL comes from the coding sequence ATGCGCCTCGTCGTCACCGGGGGAGCCGGGTTCATCGGCGCCAACTTCGTCCACACCGTGATCCGCGAGCACCCGGACGCCCACGTCACGGTGCTGGATTCGATGACTTACGCCGCCAACCGCGCCAGCCTGGACGGCCTGCCCGCAGACCGGGTGGACCTGGTCGAGGCGGACTGCGCGAATCCGGAGAGCACCGGCCGGCTGGTAGGCGAGCTGACCGGGCCGCGGGACGCCGTAGTGCACTTCGCGGCCGAGAGCCACAACGACAACTCGCTGGCCACCCCCTGGCCCTTCGTGCACTCCAACATCATCGGCACCTACGCCGTGCTTGAGGCCTGCCGCCGCCACGATGTGCGGCTGCACCACGTCTCGACCGACGAGGTGTACGGCGACCTTCAACTCGACGACCCGGCCAAGTTCACCCCGGCCACCGCGTACAACCCGTCGAGCCCCTACTCGGCCACCAAGGCGGGCGCCGACATGCTGGTGCGGGCATGGGTGCGCAGCTTCGGCGTGCGCGCCACCCTGAGCAATTGTTCGAACAATTACGGTCCACGCCAACACGTGGAGAAGTTCATCCCCCGGCAGATCACCACCATCCTCACCGGCGGTCGGCCCCGCCTCTACGGCAGTGGCGCCAATGTGCGCGACTGGATCCATGTGGACGATCACAACGCGGCGGTCCTGGCGATCCTCGACCGCGGCGAACCGGGGCGCACCTACCTCATCGGGGCGGACGGGGAGCGTTCGAACCTGGACGTGATGCAGCTGCTGTGCGAACTGATGGATCACGACGGGTTTGACCACGTCACCGACCGACCCGGCCACGACCTGCGCTACGCCATCGACGCCACGGCCACCCGCGACGAGTTGGGCTGGCGGCCGCAGCACACGGACCTGCGCGAGGGCCTGCGGCAGACCATCGACTGGTACCGCGAGAACCGCGCCTGGTGGGAGCCGGTCAAGGAGCGCGTCGAGGCACAGTACGCGCGAACGGAGCGGGTCCTGTGA
- a CDS encoding YihY/virulence factor BrkB family protein: MTRSQTAPARARRGLHTVRLVLTRSVSEFLRDRGPDLAGSLTFYGVLSLFPALLVVISLLGVFGQGSRTVDAVMDMLSDVAQPELLDPIRGPIEALVTTPAAGTALIIGTVVALWSASRYVWALGRAMNAVLGIEEGRPVWRLLPAGLLLTALLIGLVTIGGLALVFSGPVAETVGGWIGLGGTALAVWSAAKWPAALVSAVIALAVLYRFAPNVSGRRISWVSLGAAAALVIIGAATVGFGFFVSNVGSFNRVYGSLAGVIVFLFWLWLVNMAVVFGAHLDAEVLRVRQLRAGIPAEEELLVTPRDTRASDWQHRHRAKMIAAYRELRRDPPAADRADALAAADAPAAADSVSAAGKSRQGEDRAGEEPARDEPSGDDRAWR; this comes from the coding sequence ATGACCAGATCCCAGACGGCTCCGGCGCGGGCCCGGCGAGGGCTGCACACCGTCCGGTTGGTGCTCACGCGTTCGGTGTCGGAGTTCCTCCGTGACCGCGGGCCCGATCTCGCGGGTTCCCTGACTTTCTACGGGGTCTTGTCACTGTTCCCGGCGCTCCTCGTGGTGATCTCGCTGCTCGGTGTGTTCGGCCAGGGTTCGAGGACTGTGGACGCAGTGATGGACATGCTCTCCGATGTGGCCCAGCCCGAGCTCCTGGACCCGATCCGCGGGCCGATCGAGGCCCTGGTGACCACGCCGGCGGCCGGGACGGCGTTGATCATCGGCACCGTGGTGGCACTGTGGTCGGCCTCGAGATACGTGTGGGCCCTGGGGCGGGCGATGAACGCTGTGCTCGGGATCGAAGAGGGGCGGCCCGTGTGGCGGTTACTGCCGGCGGGGCTGCTACTGACGGCGCTCCTCATCGGGCTGGTGACGATCGGTGGGCTGGCGCTGGTGTTCTCCGGCCCGGTCGCTGAGACCGTCGGCGGATGGATCGGTCTCGGCGGCACCGCACTGGCCGTGTGGTCCGCCGCCAAGTGGCCCGCCGCTCTGGTGTCGGCCGTCATCGCCCTGGCTGTCCTGTATCGCTTCGCCCCCAATGTCTCCGGTCGTCGGATCAGCTGGGTGTCGCTCGGGGCCGCGGCGGCATTGGTGATCATCGGAGCCGCGACGGTGGGGTTCGGGTTCTTCGTCTCCAACGTCGGGAGCTTCAACCGCGTCTACGGTTCGCTGGCGGGTGTCATCGTCTTTCTCTTCTGGTTGTGGCTGGTCAACATGGCCGTGGTGTTTGGCGCGCATCTGGACGCGGAGGTCCTGCGCGTCCGGCAGTTGCGGGCGGGCATCCCCGCCGAGGAGGAGCTCCTGGTGACACCCAGAGACACCCGGGCCTCGGACTGGCAGCACCGGCATCGCGCCAAGATGATCGCGGCCTACCGTGAACTGCGCCGTGACCCGCCCGCCGCCGACCGTGCGGACGCCCTGGCCGCCGCCGACGCCCCAGCCGCCGCCGACAGCGTGTCCGCAGCCGGGAAGTCGCGTCAGGGCGAGGATCGGGCGGGCGAAGAACCGGCGCGCGACGAGCCCTCGGGCGATGACCGAGCCTGGCGGTAG
- the cysN gene encoding sulfate adenylyltransferase subunit CysN, translating into MSTPTTATTASATVSVPSAGQGSAEQLQTMSDQAQLLRIATAGSVDDGKSTLIGRLLFDSKGIFEDQLASIEATSAKRGDEYTDLALLTDGLRSEREQGITIDVAYRYFSTPRRKFIIADTPGHVQYTRNMVTGASTADVAIILVDARKGVLEQTRRHAFLSALLGIPRLVVAVNKMDLIDYDEATFEAIRSEFTDFAAKLEVHDVTFVPLSALKGDNVVDRSEAMPWYTGPALLDHLENVHIASDRNLTDVRFPVQYVIRPQRADGLDHRSFAGTVAGGIIKTGDDVVVMPSGRQSTVKAIWGPGGAELDEAAAPAAVTIALNDEIDIVRGEMIARPGNRPHQGTELEAMVCWFADDTTLQTNKRYVVKHTTRETKAIVTGMEYRLDINTLHRDPDSTELELNEIGRIGLRTQTPLMYDPYRRNRDTGAFILVDEITGNTVGAGMIIGPAATGSNVVWHAGAVQRGDRGQGRTLWLTGLSGSGKSTVASEIERLLVEAGHPAYILDGDNLRHGLNADLGFSADDRAENIRRTAEVAALFADAGVVVICSLISPMRADRDAARAVHTAADLPFTEVFVDTPLAECEARDPKGLYAKARAGEIPEFTGVSAPYEPPLTPDLHVRPEDGTAEEVAQRILSSVLGI; encoded by the coding sequence ATGAGCACCCCGACCACCGCAACCACGGCGTCGGCGACCGTGTCCGTGCCGTCCGCCGGCCAGGGCTCTGCCGAGCAGCTGCAGACCATGTCCGACCAGGCCCAGCTGCTGCGCATCGCCACCGCCGGGTCGGTCGACGACGGCAAGTCCACCCTCATCGGGCGCCTGCTGTTCGACTCCAAGGGCATCTTCGAGGACCAGCTCGCCTCGATCGAAGCCACCTCGGCCAAGCGCGGCGACGAGTACACCGACCTCGCACTGCTCACCGACGGGCTGCGGTCCGAGCGCGAGCAGGGCATCACGATCGACGTGGCCTACCGCTACTTCTCGACCCCGCGGCGCAAGTTCATCATCGCCGATACCCCGGGCCACGTGCAGTACACGCGCAACATGGTCACCGGCGCCTCCACGGCCGACGTGGCGATCATCCTCGTCGACGCCCGCAAGGGAGTCCTCGAGCAGACCCGCCGCCACGCCTTCCTGTCGGCGCTGCTGGGCATCCCGCGTCTGGTGGTCGCGGTGAACAAGATGGACCTCATCGACTACGACGAGGCCACCTTCGAGGCGATCCGCTCCGAGTTCACCGACTTCGCCGCCAAGCTCGAGGTCCACGACGTCACCTTCGTCCCGCTGTCCGCGCTCAAGGGCGACAACGTGGTAGACCGCTCCGAGGCCATGCCCTGGTATACCGGCCCGGCACTGCTGGACCACCTCGAGAACGTGCACATCGCCTCGGACCGCAACCTCACCGACGTCCGGTTCCCGGTGCAGTACGTGATCCGCCCCCAGCGTGCCGACGGGCTGGATCACCGCTCGTTCGCCGGCACCGTCGCCGGCGGCATCATCAAGACGGGCGACGATGTGGTGGTCATGCCGTCCGGTCGGCAGTCCACGGTCAAGGCGATCTGGGGTCCGGGCGGGGCGGAGCTGGACGAGGCCGCGGCGCCCGCCGCGGTGACGATCGCCCTGAACGACGAGATCGACATCGTCCGCGGGGAGATGATCGCGCGTCCCGGCAACCGCCCGCACCAGGGCACCGAACTCGAGGCGATGGTCTGCTGGTTCGCCGACGACACCACCCTGCAGACCAACAAGCGCTACGTCGTCAAGCACACCACCCGCGAGACCAAGGCGATCGTCACCGGGATGGAGTACCGACTCGACATCAACACCCTGCACCGGGATCCGGACTCGACCGAGCTCGAGCTCAACGAGATCGGCCGCATCGGCCTGCGCACGCAGACCCCGCTGATGTACGACCCTTACCGGCGCAACCGCGACACGGGTGCGTTCATCCTGGTCGACGAGATCACCGGCAACACCGTGGGCGCGGGCATGATCATCGGGCCGGCAGCGACGGGCTCCAACGTGGTCTGGCACGCCGGTGCCGTCCAGCGTGGGGACCGGGGGCAGGGCCGCACGCTGTGGCTCACCGGGCTCTCGGGCTCGGGCAAGTCCACCGTCGCCTCGGAGATCGAGCGACTGCTCGTCGAGGCCGGGCATCCCGCCTACATCCTCGACGGAGACAATCTGCGGCACGGACTCAACGCCGACCTCGGGTTCTCGGCCGACGACCGTGCGGAGAACATCCGCCGCACCGCGGAGGTGGCGGCACTGTTCGCGGACGCCGGCGTCGTCGTCATCTGTTCTCTCATCTCGCCCATGCGCGCCGACCGCGACGCGGCGCGGGCGGTCCACACCGCGGCGGACCTGCCGTTCACCGAGGTGTTCGTGGACACCCCGCTGGCCGAGTGCGAGGCCCGCGATCCGAAGGGCCTGTACGCCAAGGCCCGCGCCGGTGAGATCCCCGAGTTCACCGGAGTCTCCGCACCGTACGAGCCGCCGCTGACCCCCGACCTGCACGTGCGCCCCGAGGACGGGACGGCGGAAGAGGTCGCACAGCGGATCCTCAGCTCGGTCCTGGGAATCTGA
- the rfbA gene encoding glucose-1-phosphate thymidylyltransferase RfbA, whose translation MKGIVLAGGSGTRLQPLTLATSKQLMPVYDKPMIYYPLTTLMLAGIRDILLITTPQDAPQFRRLLGDGGQFGITLTYIEQAAPEGLAQALVLGANHIGDEPVALILGDNIFYGPGMGTQLRRFADPDGGAVFAYRVSNPGEYGVIDFDANGRAISLEEKPKDPVSDFAVPGLYFYSADVVDVARRLEKSPRGEYEITDINRHYLEAGRLQVEVLPRGTAWLDTGTHDSLLDAGNYIRTIEDRQGLKIGCPEEVAWRMGYLDDDELVDRARDLHKSGYGAYLLDVLRREKGALR comes from the coding sequence GTGAAGGGCATCGTCCTGGCCGGCGGCAGCGGAACCCGGTTGCAGCCACTCACGTTGGCCACGAGCAAGCAGCTCATGCCGGTGTACGACAAGCCGATGATCTACTACCCGCTGACCACGCTCATGTTGGCGGGCATCCGTGACATCCTGCTCATCACCACGCCGCAGGACGCCCCGCAGTTCCGCCGGCTCCTCGGCGACGGCGGCCAGTTCGGCATCACGCTCACCTACATCGAGCAAGCGGCTCCGGAGGGCCTGGCGCAGGCGTTGGTGCTGGGTGCGAACCACATCGGCGACGAGCCGGTGGCGCTGATTCTGGGCGACAACATCTTCTACGGCCCCGGGATGGGCACACAGCTGCGCAGGTTCGCCGACCCCGACGGCGGTGCGGTCTTCGCCTACCGCGTCTCCAACCCGGGCGAGTACGGGGTGATCGACTTCGACGCCAACGGCCGCGCGATCAGCCTCGAGGAGAAGCCGAAGGACCCGGTCTCCGACTTCGCCGTCCCGGGTCTCTACTTCTATAGTGCCGATGTCGTGGACGTGGCCCGCCGACTGGAGAAGTCGCCCCGCGGCGAATACGAGATCACCGACATCAACCGCCACTACCTCGAGGCCGGCCGACTGCAGGTCGAGGTCCTCCCGCGCGGTACGGCGTGGCTCGACACCGGCACACACGATTCGCTGCTCGACGCCGGCAACTACATCCGCACGATAGAGGATCGCCAGGGCCTGAAGATCGGTTGCCCGGAGGAGGTGGCGTGGCGGATGGGGTATCTCGACGACGACGAGCTCGTTGACCGCGCGCGGGACCTGCACAAGTCGGGTTACGGCGCGTACCTCCTCGACGTCCTGCGCCGCGAGAAGGGGGCCCTGAGGTGA